GACAACTGGTTCCCGCGATAGAGCTACGCTCCGCCTGGAAGGCGATCGCCAAAACGCCAATCCCCTAGGTATACTCCTGACAGTTATACTCGCTCCCATCTCTGCGACTATCATTCAATTAGCCATTTCCCGTACCCGTGAATTTGCGGCAGATGCAGGAGCAGCCAAACTCACAGCGAATCCTCGCGCTTTAGCCAAAGCACTCCAAAGGTTAGAAGCTAACGCCCGAAATATACCCATGCAGGCAAATCCAGCCTTTGAACCCCTGTTAATTACTAACGCTGCCACAGGGCAATTCCTCGGCAATTTGTTCTCTTCTCACCCATCTACAGAAGCACGGGTGGCAGCATTGTTGAAAATAGAAGAACAACTAATTACAAATTAGTGATTGACTGTCTACAAATTGGAATTAGGAATCTCAATAATAAACTCAGTGTATTTGCCAACTTCTGACTCCACACTGAGTTTACCACCATGCCTATTCTCGATGATTTCTTGAGCAATCGAAAGTCCTAAACCTGTACCTTTGCCAACATTTTTAGTTGTAAATAAATGGTCAAAAATTCGTGTTTTTATCTCATCCGGAATACCTGCACCATTATCACGAATTTTGATGGTAAAGAATTGATTATCCCCACTCATTGCCGTAGTAATTGTAATCACATTCGGATGGCTTTTGATATCAGCATAGGAGCGCCCCTGGTTCGCTTCATCAAAAGTATCAATGGCGTTAGCAATCAGATTCATAAATACTTGGTTGAGTTGCCCCAGAAAACATTCTACCCGATTGACAGAACTGTAATTTTTGACAATTTCAATCTGAGGGCGATGTTCATTAGCTTTCAGACGATGCTGGAGAATCATTAAAGTACTGTCAATCCCCTCATGAATATTGACTGCAACTTTGGAGTCGGTATCACTACGAGAGAAAGTTCGTAGGGAAGTGCTGATATTTTTAATGCGATCGCAACCAACTTGCATCGAATCAACCATCTTGGGCAAATCTGCCAAAATGTAATCTAAATCAATATCTTCCGCATGCTCGGCAATCTCGGATTCTGACTTACCCTCTTGGTATAGCTGCAAATGTTCCAAAATATCTTGTAAGTTTTGTTTGATTTCCTTGAGGTTGCCAGAAATAAAGCCAATGGGATTATTAATTTCGTGAGCAACACCCGCTACTAAGTTACCCAAGGCAGACATTTTTTCATTTTGAATTACCTGAATTTGGCTTTGTTGTAAATCTTGTAGCGCTTTTCTTAAATCACCCTCAGCTTGGATACGTCTGATACACAAGGAAATTTCACTAGATACTAAAAAAAGAGTGTGTAAAACTTGTTCTGATAACTTTTGTCGGGAAAACATAGCAATCACACCCACCAATTGCTCACCCACAATCAGAGGATAACCAGCAAAAGCCATCATCCCCTCACGTTTTGCCCATTCTTTATCACCAACACGGGGATCGCTTAAAACATCATTCGTCAGGTGTGGTTCTTTTTCTTC
The Calothrix sp. 336/3 DNA segment above includes these coding regions:
- a CDS encoding GAF domain-containing sensor histidine kinase yields the protein MVNISLDLPTLRVCTKPHNAARRRLYQGVGEIVFPTMAMELPQVFDYTTPSSLGMVGKCRNWIDDSNLEKPLVLGSITPNEIPWDNMNIGVYPPSPQTNPILTHGEMVRNAQMHAEVIADSYLLTEQTNILAFRAAISNISSRAENLSKTLQEFTEVVVQYLNAAFARIWLLNPQENVLELKASAGMYTHIDGPHRCVPVGKFKIGLIAEEKEPHLTNDVLSDPRVGDKEWAKREGMMAFAGYPLIVGEQLVGVIAMFSRQKLSEQVLHTLFLVSSEISLCIRRIQAEGDLRKALQDLQQSQIQVIQNEKMSALGNLVAGVAHEINNPIGFISGNLKEIKQNLQDILEHLQLYQEGKSESEIAEHAEDIDLDYILADLPKMVDSMQVGCDRIKNISTSLRTFSRSDTDSKVAVNIHEGIDSTLMILQHRLKANEHRPQIEIVKNYSSVNRVECFLGQLNQVFMNLIANAIDTFDEANQGRSYADIKSHPNVITITTAMSGDNQFFTIKIRDNGAGIPDEIKTRIFDHLFTTKNVGKGTGLGLSIAQEIIENRHGGKLSVESEVGKYTEFIIEIPNSNL